DNA from Streptomyces sp. Edi4:
GCTAAGGAACGGGGCCGAGACGGGGACGGCACGTGCCCGGTTGTGCCCGGTGCGTCACGGCGCCGACAATGGACAACGTATGGACGACTCCCAGGTACCCCAGGTGCCCCTCGGTATTGCCGCCGACCTCGACCGCAAGCTCGACCGCGCCAACGAGCTGTTGCAGCGCATGCTCGCAGAGGTCGCCAAGACACCCTCCACGCACGCGATCTTCGTCGACGCCGGGTACGTCTACGCGGCCGCCGGGCTCCTCGTCACCGGCACCGAGGACCGGCGCTCCTTCGATCTGGACGCGGAGGGGCTGATCGAGGCGTTCATCGACAAGGCGCGCACGATCTTCGCCGACAGCCGGCTGCTGCGGGTGTACTGGTACGACGGCGCGCGCCGGCGCATCCACACGCCCGAGCAACAGTCGATCGCCGAGCTTCCCGACGTCAAGGTCAGGCTCGGCAACCTCAACGCCAACAACCAGCAGAAGGGCGTCGACTCCCTGATCCGCTCCGATCTGGAGTCCCTGGCCAGGCACCGCGCCATCAGCGACGCGGCGCTGATCGGCGGGGACGAGGACCTGGTCTCGGCCGTCGAGGCGGCGCAGGGGTATGGGGCGCGCGTCCATCTGTGGGGCATCGAGGCCGCGGACGGGCGCAACCAGGCGGAGCCGCTGTTGTGGGAGGTCGACAGTCAGCGGACCTTCGACCTCGACTTCTGCAAGCCGTACGTCACGCGGCGGCCGGTCACGCTGTACGAGCAGGAGGGGCCTGCGCCGGGCCGCGAGGACGTGCGGTTCGTCGGGGCGCGGATCGCGGCGACGTGGCTCTCCGAGCGGGGGCGGGCGGCGCTGGCCGACCTGCTGCCCGGGCATCCCTATCTGCCCGGGCCGGTCGACCAGGACCTGCTCATCGAGGCGGAGCGGTTGCTCCAGTACTCGTTGCGTGGGCACGCGGATTTGCGGCGGGCGCTGCGGGACGGGTTCTGGCAGCACCTCCAGTCCCAGTACTGACCCCCGCCGGTTGCCCGGCGGGCGGCGACCCCCGTTTCGCGCAGTTCCCCGCGCCCCTTGGGGGGTGATGGTTGCCGGTTGCCTGTGGGTGGGTGACGGCTTCCCGCGCAGTTCCCCGCGCCCCTTGGGGGGTGATGGTTGCCGGTTGCCTGTGGGTGGGTGACGGCTTCCCGCGTAGTTCCCCGCGCCCCTTGGGGGGTGATGGTTGCCGGTTGCCTTCGGGTGGGTGACGGCTTCCCGCGTAGTTCCCCGCGCCCCTTGGGGGGTGGCGGCCGCCGGTTTTCTGCGGGTGGGTGGTGGCTTGTCGCGCAGTTCCCCGCGCCCCTGGCGGGGCTGGTGCTGCTCGGCGCTGGGTCGGGGAGCCCCTTGGGGGCGCGGGGAACTGCGCGATCGGCCACGCACGGTCCGCGCGTGAACGTGTCGGGGGTGGGGGAGTCGGGCAACGCATCGCGCGGGTGGCTGATGGCTGGTTGGGGGCGCGGGGAACTGCGCGAATGGCCACGCACGGCCCGCGCGTGGGCGTGTCAGGGGTGCGGGGAACCGCGCGAATGGGCTGCCCGGGCTGCGCGTGGGCGATCAGGGGCGCGGGGAACTGCGCGAGGCCCGGGTTTGATTACGGGGGGCGGGGTCAGGCGGATTGCGTGGTGGACCAGAAGTTGGTCAGGGCTGAGGTCAGTTGACCCGGGTGGGACACGTTGGGGGAGTGACCGGCGCCCCGGATGACCGTATGCCGCGCCCCCACACTCCGCGCCAGATGCGCCAACTCCCCCACCGACCACACCATTTCCCCATCCCCGTACGCCACGTGCAACGGCAACGGCAACCCCGCAAGCCCAACCGTACGGTCCGGCTCCACCCTCAACTGCCGCCCAGCGGCGATGAGTTGAGCGGGCTGCGTACAGAACCAGCGCCGCTCGAGGAACGCCACGATCTCCGGCGGATCGGCGACGTACGCCGGATCGCGGCCGTCGAGCCACTGCGTCACCGCCCACACCCACGAGGGCGGCAGCACGGGCAGCGCCGCCCGCAACATCCTGATCTTGGTGCGCTGATCGGGACCGACCCGCCCCGGCCCGGAGGACAGCAGGGTCAGCGAACGGAACGCGGAGGGATCGAGCCGCGCCGCCGACCGGGCCACGAAACCCCCGAAGGAGTGCCCGACCAGGTGCACGGGTCCGTCGCCGAGCGCCGCGACCTGCGCCAGCACATCACCGGCGAGAGCACGCGGGGTGTACGCGGACGCCCGGCGGGGCCCCGGGCTCTCGAACTGACCGCGCCCGTCGACCGCCACCGCCCGATACCCCGCGTCCGCGAGCGGACCGAGGAGTTCGAGGAAGTCCTCCTTGCTCCCGGTGTACCCGGGCACGAGCAGCACGGTGGCGAGCGCCCGCCCCTCGGGCCGGGAATCGAGTACGGCGAACTCCTGGCGCGGGGTGGAGAGCCGGTACGCACGCGTACGCGCCGGGAGGTCGAGGGAGCGCGGCTTACTCATGAGTAGAGCGTATCCGCCCAGCCCAGACGCCCACATGCCCGTCAGCGCGGCCACCGGCCCCGCGCCCCCGGCGCCCGCCCCCAACGCGAACGGCCCGGGTCCCCCTCGGGGGAAACCGGGCCGTGCGCGTGGTGCGGGTGATTACGCCTCGGGGGCGGCCGCCGTCTTCTTGGCGCGGGTGCGGCGGGGCTTGGCCGGGGTTTCCGTCTCGGTCACCGGGGTGGCTTCGACGGTGTCGACCGCGGCTTCGGCCTTCTTGCGGGTGCGGCGGGGCTTGGCGGGGGCCTCGGCCTCGGTGGCGGTCTCGACGATCGCCTCGGGGGCGGCGGCTGCCTTCTTGGCGCGGGTGCGGCGCGGCTTGGCCGGGGTCTCCGCGTCGGCGGCCGGGGTGGCCTCGACCGTTTCGGTCGCGGCTTCGGCGACCTTCTTGGCGCGGGTGCGGCGGGGCTTGGCCGGGGTTTCCGTCTCGGTCACCGGGGTGGCTTCGACGGTGTCGACCGCGGCTTCGGCCTTCTTGCGGGTGCGGCGGGGCTTGGCGGGGGCCTCGGCCTCGGTGGCGGTCTCGACGATCGCCTCGGGGGCGGCGGCTGCCTTCTTGGCGCGGGTGCGGCGCGGCTTGGCCGGGGCTTCCGCGTCGGCGGCCGGGGTGGCCTCGACCGTTTCGGTCGCGGCTTCGGCGACCTTCTTGGCGCGGGTGCGGCGCGGCTTCGCCGGGGCCTCCGCCTCGGCCACCGGAGCGGCCTCCACCGTCTCGACCACGGCTTCCGCGGCCTTCTTCGTCCGCGTACGCCGCTGCTTGACCGGGGCTTCCTCCACCGCGACCGCGGCGGCCGGCGCCTCGGCGACGGCGGACATCGCGGCGTTGGCCGCGGCCTTCGCCGCCCGGGCCAGCTCGATGGCCGCGGACTCCGGCGTCAGGAAACCGATCTCGGAGTCCGGGTCGGCCTTGCGCACCCGACGGCGGCGCGCCTTGGGCTCCACCGGCGCGGCGACGGCCTCGACGACCGGCGCCGTACGACGACGCGGCTGCGCCTTGACCTGCGACTTGACCTGCGCGGGTGCGGGCTCGGCCCGCACCGGCTCGGCGACGGGCTCGGCGACCGCGACGGCGGCCGGTGCGGACTCGACGACCTGAGCGGCGGTCACCGGCGCGGCCGACGGCGCGCCCACGCGGGCACGGCGACGACGACGGGGCGTACGCGGCTCGGTCACGGCGGGCTCGTCCGGGGCCGCGACGGGCGCCGGCGCGCTCGCGACGGCCTCGGTCCCCGAGGTACCGCCCCGGGTGCGGCGGCGCTGACGCGGCGTACGCGTACGCTCCGGGCGCTCCTCGGTGACGACGGGAGCGGCGGCGGCCTTGCGGCCACGGCCGCCGGTCTCGCCCAGGTCCTCGACCTCTTCGGCGGCGAGCCCGGCGCGGGTGCGGGCGCCCCGGGGCAGCACGCCCTTGGTGCCCGCCGGGATGCGCAGCTCCTCGAACAAGTGCGGCGACGTGGAGTACGTCTCCGGCGGGTCGGGGAACTTCAGGTCGAGCGCCTTGTTGATCAGCTGCCAGCGCGGGATGTCGTCCCAGTCCACCAGTGTGATCGCGATGCCCTTCTTGCCCGCGCGGCCGGTGCGGCCGATGCGGTGGAGGTAGGTCTTCTCCTCCTCGGGCGACTGGTAGTTGATGACGTGCGTGACGCCCTCGACGTCGATGCCGCGCGCGGCCACGTCGGTGCAGACCAGCACGTCGACCTTGCCGTTGCGGAAGGCGCGCAGCGCCTGCTCGCGGGCGCCCTGGCCGAGGTCGCCGTGGACCGCGCCGGAGGCGAAGCCGCGCTTGGCCAGCTGCTCGGCGATGTCGGCGGCGGTGCGCTTGGTGCGGCAGAAGATCATCGCGAGCCCGCGGCCCTCGGCCTGGAGGATGCGGGCGACCATCTCCGGCTTGTCCATGGAGTGGGCGCGGTAGACGAACTGCTCGGTGTTGGCGACGGTCGTGCCCTCGTCGTCCGGCGACGTGGCGCGGATGTGCGTGGGCTGCGACATGTAGCGGCGGGCGAGGCCGATGACGGCGCCCGGCATGGTCGCGGAGAACAGCATCGTCTGACGCTTCGGCGGCAGGTGCTGGATGATCTTCTCGACGTCCGGCAGGAAGCCGAGGTCGAGCATTTCGTCGGCCTCGTCCAGGACGAGCGCCTTGACGTGGGAGAGGTCGAGCTTCTTCTGCCCGGCGAGGTCGAGCAGACGGCCCGGGGTGCCGACGATCACGTCGACGCCCTTCTTCAGGGCCTCGACCTGGGGCTCG
Protein-coding regions in this window:
- a CDS encoding NYN domain-containing protein — protein: MDDSQVPQVPLGIAADLDRKLDRANELLQRMLAEVAKTPSTHAIFVDAGYVYAAAGLLVTGTEDRRSFDLDAEGLIEAFIDKARTIFADSRLLRVYWYDGARRRIHTPEQQSIAELPDVKVRLGNLNANNQQKGVDSLIRSDLESLARHRAISDAALIGGDEDLVSAVEAAQGYGARVHLWGIEAADGRNQAEPLLWEVDSQRTFDLDFCKPYVTRRPVTLYEQEGPAPGREDVRFVGARIAATWLSERGRAALADLLPGHPYLPGPVDQDLLIEAERLLQYSLRGHADLRRALRDGFWQHLQSQY
- a CDS encoding alpha/beta hydrolase — its product is MSKPRSLDLPARTRAYRLSTPRQEFAVLDSRPEGRALATVLLVPGYTGSKEDFLELLGPLADAGYRAVAVDGRGQFESPGPRRASAYTPRALAGDVLAQVAALGDGPVHLVGHSFGGFVARSAARLDPSAFRSLTLLSSGPGRVGPDQRTKIRMLRAALPVLPPSWVWAVTQWLDGRDPAYVADPPEIVAFLERRWFCTQPAQLIAAGRQLRVEPDRTVGLAGLPLPLHVAYGDGEMVWSVGELAHLARSVGARHTVIRGAGHSPNVSHPGQLTSALTNFWSTTQSA
- a CDS encoding DEAD/DEAH box helicase, whose product is MTTFRELGILPETAEALEAVGIVSPFPIQELTLPVALSGADIIGQAKTGTGKTLGFGLPLLERVTVPADVEAGRATADKLTNTPQALVVVPTRELCQQVTNDLLTAGKVRNVRVLAIYGGRAYEPQVEALKKGVDVIVGTPGRLLDLAGQKKLDLSHVKALVLDEADEMLDLGFLPDVEKIIQHLPPKRQTMLFSATMPGAVIGLARRYMSQPTHIRATSPDDEGTTVANTEQFVYRAHSMDKPEMVARILQAEGRGLAMIFCRTKRTAADIAEQLAKRGFASGAVHGDLGQGAREQALRAFRNGKVDVLVCTDVAARGIDVEGVTHVINYQSPEEEKTYLHRIGRTGRAGKKGIAITLVDWDDIPRWQLINKALDLKFPDPPETYSTSPHLFEELRIPAGTKGVLPRGARTRAGLAAEEVEDLGETGGRGRKAAAAPVVTEERPERTRTPRQRRRTRGGTSGTEAVASAPAPVAAPDEPAVTEPRTPRRRRRARVGAPSAAPVTAAQVVESAPAAVAVAEPVAEPVRAEPAPAQVKSQVKAQPRRRTAPVVEAVAAPVEPKARRRRVRKADPDSEIGFLTPESAAIELARAAKAAANAAMSAVAEAPAAAVAVEEAPVKQRRTRTKKAAEAVVETVEAAPVAEAEAPAKPRRTRAKKVAEAATETVEATPAADAEAPAKPRRTRAKKAAAAPEAIVETATEAEAPAKPRRTRKKAEAAVDTVEATPVTETETPAKPRRTRAKKVAEAATETVEATPAADAETPAKPRRTRAKKAAAAPEAIVETATEAEAPAKPRRTRKKAEAAVDTVEATPVTETETPAKPRRTRAKKTAAAPEA